Proteins encoded in a region of the Pirellulaceae bacterium genome:
- a CDS encoding sulfatase-like hydrolase/transferase gives MNRTSWLLICSTLTLALVGSHIRAAEAARKPNFIVIFCDDLGYADIGPFGSKNHRTPNIDRMAAEGMKLTNFYSTCGVCTPSRSSLMTGCYPKRIGLHENEKGQWVLFPGNQRGLHPNEVTIAEILKQQGYATAIVGKWHLGDQKEFLPTRQGFDSYFGIPFSNDMGKLDRPVTIYPPTPLLRDETVIEMEPDQRYLTERYTEEALAFIETNKDQPFFLYLPHSMPHWPQYASHDFSGQSANGPWGDAVEEIDASTGRILKQLKELGIDKNTLVIFTSDNGGATQHGAVNHPLRGGKGSTWEGGQRICCVARWPDHIEAGSACDELAVTFDLLPTFTALAGGHLPSDRTIDGKNISQLLSGDSQESPHDRFFYYFRGELNAVRSGKWKLFVKRRPRRNRPGKLAEPELYDLSADIGETTNVAKQHPEKVAELVAHLASAREDLGDGDLYPGTDLRPAGFVENSTPLTKNPPAELTQKDVFVSGQEGYHTFRIPALLVTQQGDLLAFCEGRKTSRSDHGDLDLVMKRSTDQGLTWGDLEIIHEEGGNQKITIGNPCPVVDQTTGVIWLPFCRNNNDVFMMSSNDEGKTWSTPKEITADVKQADWGWYATGPGIGIQLTRGAHRGRMVIPCDHRKVKHGKTVRFSHVFFSDDHGKTWQLGGAVAEHTNECQVIELNDGRLMINSRNYSEVDGNQKERGSKRAVAISSDGGISWQDLRFDETLIEPVCQASLIKHSHDQFRPAPILFSNPASPTKRHRLTVRLSRDEGKTWPTARVIHEGIAAYSCLTVLPDRSVGCLYEAGDQAPSERIRFARFPLTWLEQN, from the coding sequence ATGAATCGCACATCATGGCTTTTGATCTGCTCAACCTTGACACTCGCTTTGGTCGGATCCCACATTCGAGCCGCAGAAGCAGCCCGCAAACCAAATTTCATTGTCATTTTCTGCGACGACTTGGGATACGCCGACATTGGTCCGTTCGGATCCAAGAACCATCGCACACCCAACATTGACCGTATGGCTGCCGAGGGAATGAAGTTAACCAATTTCTACTCAACCTGCGGTGTCTGCACTCCTTCTCGGTCATCGCTCATGACAGGCTGCTATCCAAAGCGGATTGGCCTGCACGAAAACGAAAAAGGTCAATGGGTTTTATTCCCGGGTAATCAACGAGGTCTCCATCCCAACGAAGTGACGATTGCCGAAATACTAAAGCAGCAGGGTTACGCGACTGCGATTGTCGGCAAATGGCATTTAGGAGACCAGAAAGAATTCTTGCCGACTCGCCAAGGCTTTGACTCCTACTTTGGCATCCCCTTCTCTAACGACATGGGAAAGCTCGACCGCCCCGTCACGATCTATCCGCCAACTCCCTTGCTGAGAGATGAAACAGTGATCGAGATGGAGCCTGACCAACGTTATCTGACAGAACGTTACACGGAAGAGGCATTAGCGTTTATCGAAACAAACAAGGATCAACCGTTTTTCCTCTACCTGCCTCATTCGATGCCGCATTGGCCCCAATACGCAAGCCATGATTTTTCCGGACAATCGGCAAACGGGCCCTGGGGAGATGCCGTTGAGGAGATCGACGCATCAACTGGGCGCATCTTGAAGCAATTGAAGGAACTTGGCATCGACAAGAACACTCTCGTCATTTTCACATCCGACAACGGTGGGGCTACCCAACACGGCGCCGTCAATCACCCCTTGCGCGGCGGGAAAGGGTCCACCTGGGAAGGCGGTCAACGGATCTGCTGTGTCGCGCGATGGCCAGACCACATCGAAGCCGGCAGCGCGTGCGACGAGCTCGCCGTCACCTTTGATCTCTTGCCAACTTTTACAGCGTTGGCAGGTGGCCATCTGCCTTCTGATCGAACGATCGACGGCAAGAACATCAGTCAACTACTAAGCGGAGATTCGCAAGAATCGCCTCACGACCGTTTTTTTTACTATTTTCGCGGCGAACTTAACGCGGTACGAAGTGGCAAATGGAAACTTTTTGTTAAGCGTCGCCCTCGACGAAATCGGCCAGGCAAGCTCGCCGAACCCGAACTCTATGATCTCTCTGCTGATATTGGAGAAACAACGAACGTTGCCAAACAGCATCCCGAAAAAGTTGCTGAACTTGTGGCCCATCTCGCATCGGCTCGCGAAGACCTCGGAGATGGCGATCTTTACCCCGGCACCGATCTGCGACCTGCAGGTTTTGTGGAAAATTCGACCCCGCTCACTAAAAACCCACCAGCTGAGTTAACCCAAAAAGATGTCTTTGTCAGCGGCCAAGAAGGCTATCACACATTCCGAATTCCAGCACTCCTCGTCACTCAACAGGGCGATCTACTAGCATTTTGCGAGGGACGTAAGACCAGTCGCAGCGACCATGGTGACCTGGATCTTGTTATGAAGCGAAGCACGGATCAGGGCCTCACTTGGGGCGACCTCGAAATCATTCACGAAGAAGGCGGCAATCAAAAGATCACGATCGGCAACCCCTGTCCCGTTGTCGACCAGACAACGGGCGTCATCTGGCTGCCATTTTGCCGAAACAATAACGATGTGTTCATGATGTCGAGCAACGACGAAGGTAAAACCTGGTCAACTCCCAAAGAGATCACAGCCGACGTCAAACAAGCAGACTGGGGGTGGTATGCAACAGGGCCTGGGATCGGTATCCAGCTAACTCGCGGAGCCCATCGTGGCCGCATGGTGATCCCTTGTGATCACCGCAAAGTTAAGCATGGCAAGACGGTCCGATTCTCACATGTCTTTTTCAGCGATGACCATGGAAAAACGTGGCAACTAGGGGGGGCTGTAGCGGAGCATACCAACGAATGCCAGGTTATTGAATTGAACGATGGACGATTGATGATCAATTCTCGCAACTACAGCGAGGTGGACGGCAATCAAAAGGAACGGGGATCGAAACGAGCTGTCGCTATCAGCAGCGACGGTGGAATTTCCTGGCAAGATCTACGCTTCGATGAAACACTGATCGAACCAGTCTGCCAAGCAAGCCTCATCAAACACTCGCATGACCAATTTCGACCAGCGCCGATTCTGTTCAGCAATCCAGCCTCTCCGACCAAACGGCATCGACTGACGGTTCGATTAAGTCGGGATGAGGGTAAAACCTGGCCAACAGCACGAGTGATCCATGAGGGTATTGCCGCCTACTCGTGTCTAACCGTCTTACCAGACCGATCCGTCGGATGTCTCTATGAAGCGGGCGATCAAGCCCCATCCGAGCGTATTCGTTTCGCCCGCTTCCCACTTACTTGGTTAGAACAAAACTAA
- a CDS encoding DUF1232 domain-containing protein produces MKTIQQSSAYQRAEEKAEQYLRDKEKLSRLFADASQKANRLEKHRPLSKIWYELATIVRLIRVFLRGDYREFPTCSLLLVIAGLLYFVWPIDFSPDAIPLVGMLDDVTLLAWIINSVRRDMDAFRKWEASQHPEDRQPVRVIDAQTVDTP; encoded by the coding sequence ATGAAAACAATCCAACAAAGCTCAGCTTACCAACGCGCTGAAGAAAAGGCTGAACAATACCTGCGTGACAAGGAAAAGCTGAGCCGACTTTTTGCGGATGCATCACAAAAGGCAAATCGCCTCGAAAAACACCGTCCGCTCAGTAAAATCTGGTACGAGCTTGCTACGATCGTTCGTCTCATTCGCGTCTTCCTTCGTGGCGATTATCGAGAATTCCCCACCTGCAGCCTACTGCTCGTCATTGCAGGATTACTCTATTTTGTCTGGCCAATCGATTTTTCTCCGGATGCGATTCCTCTCGTCGGAATGCTCGATGACGTAACACTGCTCGCCTGGATCATTAACTCGGTCCGTCGTGATATGGATGCATTTCGAAAGTGGGAAGCATCACAACACCCCGAAGATCGCCAACCTGTCAGGGTTATTGACGCACAGACCGTCGACACACCGTAA
- a CDS encoding methyltransferase → MNQRFPQEDATPLLTDLRSSALSQLLVAGTTRFDIGTQLQAGPQSYDVLRKSWGLADRAATVLLTGLRAMNLIDVTSTGDVELTSYGREKLAPDSSYNLRGYVGLGTFSADTQNMIACLERNSPAGEISFVYHENSGPSALDHPETSDALTRAMAARARNVAPFVAQRLDLSDCKHVIDVGGGHGIYALELLKQFPQLSATILDREPPLKVAKEYAEQAGLSDRVKFVFADIHNYQLPQPADAILLANILHDYSEDHAQQLVKHYGKQLETDGLMIILDAFLESVPPTSPPISRGPKAVAAYSAMLFSICEGRCYRLDEYQQMLLAAQLSPQPKVESVPANGSLLIGSKTSNTNRSTQ, encoded by the coding sequence ATGAACCAACGCTTTCCACAAGAAGACGCGACCCCATTGCTGACGGATCTGCGTTCATCTGCACTCTCACAGCTTCTCGTCGCGGGGACAACGCGATTTGATATTGGCACACAGCTACAGGCGGGCCCCCAAAGCTACGACGTGCTGCGAAAATCATGGGGACTCGCGGACCGCGCTGCCACGGTACTTTTAACCGGTCTTCGAGCGATGAATCTGATCGATGTCACCTCTACAGGTGATGTCGAACTCACATCCTATGGCCGGGAAAAACTCGCACCTGACAGCTCCTACAATTTACGCGGCTATGTGGGGCTCGGGACATTCTCCGCAGACACACAAAATATGATTGCCTGTCTGGAGCGCAACTCACCGGCTGGTGAAATATCCTTTGTCTACCATGAAAATTCGGGGCCATCGGCATTGGATCACCCTGAGACGTCAGACGCACTGACGCGTGCCATGGCTGCTCGTGCCAGAAACGTGGCGCCGTTCGTTGCACAGCGTCTGGACCTATCTGATTGCAAACATGTGATCGACGTTGGCGGTGGACACGGAATCTATGCTTTGGAATTGCTTAAACAATTCCCTCAGCTTTCAGCCACTATTTTGGACCGCGAACCACCTCTCAAAGTTGCCAAGGAGTATGCGGAGCAAGCTGGGCTAAGCGACCGCGTCAAATTCGTGTTTGCGGACATCCATAACTATCAACTCCCGCAACCAGCGGACGCTATTTTATTGGCCAACATCCTGCACGACTACAGCGAGGATCATGCACAGCAATTGGTAAAACATTACGGAAAACAATTGGAAACAGATGGCCTCATGATCATCCTTGACGCCTTCTTAGAATCTGTTCCGCCGACGAGCCCGCCCATCTCGCGAGGCCCAAAGGCCGTGGCGGCCTATTCCGCGATGTTGTTCTCCATTTGTGAAGGCCGTTGTTACCGACTGGATGAGTATCAACAGATGCTGCTGGCTGCCCAATTATCTCCCCAGCCGAAAGTCGAGAGTGTACCGGCGAATGGCAGCTTGCTGATAGGTTCTAAGACATCGAACACCAACAGATCGACACAATGA
- a CDS encoding PAS domain S-box protein, whose protein sequence is MAPNHSLVSDWKAWQRAMVECALDCVVIIDAEGRVVDFNLAAEKTFGYKKEDIIGKRIGELIVPMNLREAHQAGLTRLRETGIKKILGRRLELPAIRSDGSQFDVELIVSMIERTEGPLYIGYIRDISERKSIENSLRKSEARFRNIADNAPVMIWLTGREHSRHWFNRVWLEFVGKPLDKQVEDAWLDGVHPDDLPNLLQTLDSSFEQGIGYSVEYRLRHHDGSYRWILDHGKPGFEVDGDASSYSGSCIDITKRREAEEQLRVSKFSIDRAGEAVFWIAPNATFVYVNDEACRSLGYTRDELLEMSVFDVIPSTLESDWADYWQRLKQEGGFRLEAIHKKKSGALFPVEVALNHIEFQGRELSCAFSRDITERRKHEQQLTQAMHEAYEANRAKSEFLALVSHEMRTPLNSILGMVELVSDSTLTDDQRELLTTCRQSGWLLKELIDDMLDYSQIQARKFVLQSSNFSLAHTLDRLHDRFEYSAKEKGLELRWEIDPKIPTLLLGDQRRLQQVIDNLLSNAIKFTQSGYVALEVSVRSVTERQICMSFTVDDTGIGVPEQDRTRIFNRFEQGDSSSTREFAGIGLGLSICSQVIQLMHGEIVVSDGPDGGARFNFTAFFGKAEERTQAMSDNKCDEDFKCLQGLHVLLVEDDPPSRVVATRMLEKVGLIVDQAHDGLQAVEKISDSAQKYDAVLLDMMLPRMDGVEVTARIRELWGDEMPIIALTAQVMDGAPERLLQAGLSACLAKPIESYSLLQTLASFLGDAEPRKREDNEISSTSKEILDEHALRTRCNQDQELVFELVELFAGTCRESIVHLDSACDTSNSDLLARAAHRLKGSLMNMCAPDAIASIQALELASKRADWEQIKNNVLRIKQDLQLLQVALRQLIED, encoded by the coding sequence ATGGCTCCAAACCATTCCTTGGTGAGCGACTGGAAAGCTTGGCAACGAGCGATGGTGGAGTGCGCACTTGATTGTGTGGTCATCATTGATGCGGAAGGTCGAGTCGTCGACTTTAACTTGGCAGCAGAAAAAACTTTTGGGTACAAGAAGGAAGACATTATTGGGAAGCGGATCGGCGAGCTTATTGTTCCGATGAACTTACGAGAAGCACACCAGGCGGGTTTGACACGCCTGCGGGAAACGGGCATCAAAAAAATTCTGGGACGACGTCTTGAGTTACCAGCGATTCGTTCCGATGGCTCGCAGTTCGATGTCGAATTGATTGTTTCAATGATCGAACGGACCGAAGGTCCATTGTACATCGGCTACATCCGAGATATTTCGGAACGCAAGTCAATTGAAAATTCCCTTCGTAAGAGTGAGGCGAGGTTTCGCAACATCGCCGATAATGCGCCTGTGATGATCTGGTTGACGGGACGAGAGCATTCCCGTCATTGGTTCAATCGAGTTTGGCTTGAGTTTGTTGGTAAGCCTTTGGATAAGCAAGTTGAAGATGCTTGGCTAGATGGTGTTCACCCGGATGATTTGCCAAACCTGCTACAAACCCTCGATTCGAGCTTTGAACAGGGGATTGGCTATTCTGTTGAATACCGTCTTCGCCATCATGATGGTAGCTACCGTTGGATTCTCGATCATGGAAAGCCAGGATTTGAGGTGGATGGAGATGCCAGTTCGTATTCTGGCTCCTGTATCGATATCACGAAACGTCGTGAAGCGGAGGAGCAACTTCGCGTTTCCAAATTCTCGATTGACCGCGCAGGTGAAGCTGTCTTTTGGATCGCCCCGAATGCGACTTTTGTTTATGTGAACGACGAGGCTTGCAGGTCGCTGGGATACACGCGAGACGAGTTATTGGAGATGTCTGTCTTCGATGTCATTCCTAGTACCCTTGAGTCGGATTGGGCTGATTATTGGCAACGACTCAAGCAGGAGGGCGGTTTCAGGCTCGAGGCGATCCACAAGAAAAAATCGGGCGCCTTATTTCCCGTCGAAGTGGCGCTCAATCATATCGAGTTTCAAGGTCGGGAACTCAGCTGCGCGTTCTCGCGTGATATCACGGAACGGAGAAAGCATGAACAGCAGCTCACGCAAGCCATGCATGAAGCCTACGAGGCGAATCGAGCAAAATCGGAATTCCTGGCTCTGGTCAGCCACGAAATGCGCACGCCCTTGAACAGCATTTTAGGAATGGTTGAACTTGTATCTGATTCGACATTGACTGACGATCAACGAGAATTACTAACGACATGTCGGCAGTCAGGCTGGTTGCTTAAGGAACTGATTGATGACATGTTGGATTATTCGCAGATTCAGGCACGCAAATTCGTACTTCAGTCTTCTAACTTCAGCTTAGCTCACACGCTGGATCGACTTCATGATCGGTTTGAATACAGCGCGAAAGAAAAGGGACTTGAACTTCGTTGGGAAATCGATCCGAAGATACCGACGCTTTTGTTAGGGGACCAGCGTCGCCTTCAGCAGGTCATCGATAATCTGTTGAGCAATGCGATCAAATTTACGCAGTCTGGCTATGTTGCTTTAGAGGTCAGTGTTCGATCGGTAACCGAGCGGCAGATTTGCATGAGTTTTACCGTTGATGACACGGGGATTGGCGTACCAGAGCAAGACCGGACTCGGATTTTCAATCGCTTTGAACAGGGGGACAGCAGCTCCACGCGTGAATTTGCTGGGATCGGACTCGGACTCTCTATCTGTAGTCAAGTCATCCAGCTCATGCATGGTGAAATCGTGGTGTCTGACGGGCCGGACGGTGGTGCGAGATTTAATTTCACCGCTTTCTTTGGAAAGGCGGAAGAACGAACGCAGGCAATGTCGGACAATAAATGTGACGAAGACTTCAAGTGCTTGCAAGGGTTGCACGTCTTGTTAGTTGAGGATGATCCACCGAGTCGTGTCGTTGCCACCCGTATGTTGGAAAAAGTAGGACTGATCGTCGATCAAGCACATGATGGACTCCAGGCCGTCGAGAAAATCAGCGATTCGGCACAGAAATACGATGCTGTCCTGCTGGATATGATGTTGCCTCGCATGGATGGTGTCGAAGTGACCGCGCGAATTCGTGAGTTGTGGGGAGATGAGATGCCAATCATTGCGTTGACAGCTCAAGTGATGGATGGTGCACCGGAGCGGCTGTTGCAGGCCGGTCTCTCCGCTTGTCTTGCGAAACCGATTGAAAGCTATTCCCTGTTGCAGACTCTTGCTTCTTTTTTGGGCGATGCAGAGCCGCGCAAACGAGAAGACAACGAGATTTCTTCTACGAGCAAAGAGATCCTCGATGAGCATGCGTTGCGAACCCGTTGTAATCAGGATCAAGAATTGGTCTTTGAATTGGTTGAATTATTTGCCGGAACTTGCCGCGAAAGTATTGTCCATCTCGACAGCGCATGTGACACCAGCAACTCTGATTTGCTCGCGAGGGCTGCCCATCGACTCAAGGGTTCGCTCATGAATATGTGTGCGCCCGACGCGATCGCGTCCATCCAGGCGTTGGAACTCGCCAGCAAGCGTGCCGATTGGGAACAGATTAAGAATAATGTTCTGCGGATCAAACAGGATTTGCAGTTGTTGCAAGTGGCCCTTCGCCAACTCATTGAAGACTAG